One genomic segment of Flavobacteriaceae bacterium includes these proteins:
- a CDS encoding phosphoesterase, which produces MKTFKKIVYSIPILLISACATYKTQFAKSNIVTPNVSKKIAYTFYLIGDAGNADINSSTKALEKLRKEMNRTDKNATLLFLGDNIYPSGVPEKTSKEYTLAKHRIQTQIDIAKDFKGNTYFIPGNHDWYHGLDGLKRQEKLIEKIVGKNTFLPENGCPLERVKIAKDIDLIIIDTHWYLTNWDHHPKMNDNCEIKTRKKFFDELKGLIKKARGKTTIIAMHHPMFSQGPHAGNYSFKSHMSPIPVLGTLKNIVRKTTGASNADIQNKKYRELKKRIVALSQKNEKIIFVSGHEHSLQYIVRDNIPQIISGSGAKVSPTKLSSGGKFAYGQQGYAKLLVYEDGSSKVFFYAIDNQTAIFESDVLHTNRTQTANRYPADFPKTKSASVYTAKETSKGKTYKFFWGERYRKYYHTNVNVPTVRLDTLFGGLTPVRKGGGNQSKSLRLKDNNGRQYVMRALRKNALQYLQSVAFKDQYIEGQFDDTYTQNLLLDVFTGSHPYAPFIIAPLANAVGIYHTNPVLYYIPKQERLGIYNHEFGDELYMIEERATSGHGDKKSFGFSDKLISTDDLLKKIHTNENHLVDEKAYIRARLFDMLIGDWDRHEDQWRWAVFKEGKKTIYRPVPRDRDQAFSIMADGTLLSFATKVVPKASLLQSYSEELKDVVGFNIEPYPLDMAIINTSAKSDWDQQVQHIVTNLTDDRIEKAFILFPKEVRDKTIDEIKQKLIGRRKNLQKISDTYFKHLNKFQIIKGTDKDDWFDIERFPDGKTKVTAYRIKKGKKGVIFHQKTYQKEHTKELWIYGLDDDDMFVVRGKGNHLIKVRIIGGQNKDTYNIINRKKIIVYDFKAKKNIFTINKGKKRVTNDYKTNLYDYKKLKDRLHKFMPSIGRNPDDGIRIGVANKFIANDFERNPFTYKYTLAANLYLATKGYDISYTGELAHITGKANLGFDATFTSPNFANNFFGFGNESLNPEADENDGLDVGLDYNRVRIRQFRFGTSLIWRGDLDSKVRLGISYEAVKVEKTAGRFVANTPELPATVFNNQNFIGSELSYYYKNTDSEAFPTLGMETDLRLGHTFNTGTSKGFVYFTPSIAFNYPLAANKKIVFATKLGGHINLNNNLEFYQGANLGADNGLRGYRNQRFIGKRAFYQSSDIRVNIKKIKTGLVTIILGIYGGFDYGKVWIDDYETRNWNTSVGGGIFLNAAEMISAGISAFNSNDELRLSFGFGFGF; this is translated from the coding sequence ATGAAAACTTTTAAAAAAATAGTATATTCTATCCCTATATTATTGATCTCTGCGTGTGCTACATATAAAACTCAATTTGCGAAAAGTAATATAGTTACTCCAAATGTATCTAAAAAAATAGCATATACTTTTTATCTGATTGGAGATGCCGGCAATGCTGACATAAATTCTTCTACAAAAGCATTAGAAAAACTACGAAAAGAAATGAACCGGACAGATAAAAATGCTACCTTATTATTTTTGGGTGACAATATATATCCTTCGGGGGTCCCGGAAAAAACATCAAAGGAATACACATTGGCAAAGCATCGAATTCAAACTCAAATTGATATCGCCAAAGACTTTAAGGGAAATACCTATTTTATTCCCGGAAATCATGACTGGTATCACGGATTAGATGGTTTGAAAAGACAAGAAAAATTGATTGAAAAAATAGTAGGTAAAAATACTTTTTTACCCGAGAATGGCTGCCCTCTGGAACGTGTAAAAATTGCCAAAGACATTGATTTGATTATTATTGACACACATTGGTATCTGACCAACTGGGACCATCACCCTAAAATGAATGATAATTGCGAGATTAAAACCAGGAAAAAATTCTTTGACGAACTGAAAGGGCTCATTAAAAAAGCAAGAGGAAAAACAACAATTATTGCCATGCACCACCCTATGTTCTCACAAGGTCCTCATGCCGGAAATTATTCTTTTAAGAGCCATATGAGTCCCATACCTGTACTGGGAACTTTAAAAAATATAGTAAGAAAAACGACAGGAGCTTCTAATGCTGATATACAAAACAAAAAATACCGGGAATTAAAAAAAAGAATTGTTGCCCTCTCTCAAAAAAATGAAAAAATCATTTTTGTTTCCGGACACGAACATAGTTTACAGTATATAGTCCGGGATAATATTCCGCAAATTATTAGCGGTTCGGGTGCTAAGGTAAGTCCTACAAAATTATCTAGCGGAGGAAAATTTGCTTACGGACAGCAGGGTTATGCTAAATTACTGGTGTATGAAGATGGTTCTTCTAAAGTATTTTTTTATGCGATAGATAACCAAACAGCTATTTTTGAGAGTGATGTGTTACATACCAACAGAACACAAACAGCAAACCGGTATCCGGCAGATTTTCCGAAAACAAAATCCGCATCGGTTTATACGGCAAAAGAAACTTCCAAAGGAAAAACGTACAAGTTCTTTTGGGGAGAACGTTATCGAAAATACTATCATACAAATGTAAATGTGCCTACGGTACGGTTAGACACGTTATTTGGAGGATTGACACCCGTTAGAAAAGGTGGTGGAAACCAATCCAAATCATTGCGATTAAAAGACAATAACGGGAGGCAGTATGTGATGAGGGCTTTGCGTAAAAATGCTTTGCAATATCTCCAGTCAGTTGCTTTTAAAGACCAATACATCGAAGGGCAGTTTGATGACACATATACACAAAATTTATTGTTAGATGTCTTTACAGGATCACACCCGTATGCTCCATTTATCATAGCACCTTTAGCTAATGCAGTAGGCATCTATCACACAAACCCTGTACTATATTATATTCCTAAACAAGAACGCCTGGGTATATATAACCATGAATTTGGAGATGAATTATATATGATCGAAGAACGGGCTACATCCGGTCATGGAGATAAAAAAAGTTTTGGTTTTTCTGATAAACTAATAAGTACGGATGATCTTTTAAAAAAAATACATACTAATGAAAATCATCTTGTAGACGAAAAAGCATATATACGAGCACGTTTGTTTGATATGCTAATTGGAGATTGGGATCGCCATGAAGACCAATGGAGGTGGGCCGTTTTTAAAGAAGGTAAAAAAACAATATACAGACCTGTTCCAAGAGATAGAGATCAGGCATTTTCTATTATGGCCGATGGAACCCTTTTGAGTTTTGCTACTAAAGTAGTTCCAAAAGCATCCTTATTACAGTCATATAGTGAAGAATTAAAAGATGTAGTTGGGTTCAATATAGAACCTTATCCGTTAGATATGGCCATTATCAATACATCTGCAAAATCCGATTGGGACCAACAGGTACAACACATCGTTACAAATCTGACAGATGATCGTATAGAGAAAGCTTTTATTTTATTTCCAAAAGAAGTACGCGATAAAACAATTGATGAAATAAAACAAAAATTAATAGGACGAAGAAAAAACCTACAGAAAATTTCCGACACGTATTTTAAGCATTTAAACAAATTTCAGATAATTAAAGGAACTGATAAAGATGACTGGTTTGATATAGAACGATTTCCCGATGGAAAGACAAAAGTAACAGCATATAGAATTAAAAAAGGTAAAAAAGGAGTTATTTTTCATCAAAAGACATATCAAAAAGAGCATACGAAAGAGCTTTGGATTTACGGGTTAGATGATGACGATATGTTTGTAGTGCGTGGAAAAGGGAACCACCTTATTAAGGTGAGAATTATCGGTGGGCAAAATAAAGATACTTATAACATCATTAACAGGAAAAAAATAATTGTATACGATTTTAAAGCCAAAAAAAACATATTTACTATCAATAAGGGCAAAAAACGGGTAACCAACGACTATAAAACGAATCTATACGATTATAAAAAATTAAAAGACAGGCTACATAAATTTATGCCATCTATCGGTAGAAATCCGGACGATGGTATTAGAATAGGGGTTGCAAATAAATTTATTGCAAACGATTTTGAAAGAAACCCTTTTACCTACAAATATACTTTAGCAGCTAACTTATATTTAGCAACAAAAGGCTATGATATCAGTTATACCGGAGAGCTTGCCCATATTACCGGAAAAGCAAATCTGGGGTTTGATGCTACTTTTACCAGCCCTAATTTTGCAAATAATTTTTTTGGTTTTGGAAATGAATCTCTAAACCCGGAAGCTGATGAAAATGACGGATTAGATGTAGGTCTGGATTACAATCGTGTAAGAATAAGACAGTTTCGTTTTGGAACTTCTTTAATTTGGAGAGGTGATTTGGACAGTAAAGTGCGGTTGGGTATTAGTTACGAAGCTGTCAAAGTAGAAAAAACAGCCGGCAGGTTTGTAGCTAATACTCCTGAATTACCCGCAACTGTTTTTAATAATCAAAATTTTATAGGAAGCGAGTTGAGTTATTATTACAAAAATACGGATAGTGAAGCTTTTCCTACTCTGGGAATGGAAACTGATCTTAGATTGGGGCATACTTTTAATACCGGTACTTCTAAAGGATTTGTTTATTTTACTCCCTCCATTGCTTTTAATTACCCTTTAGCAGCTAATAAAAAAATAGTATTTGCCACCAAATTGGGCGGTCATATCAATCTTAATAACAATTTAGAATTTTATCAGGGTGCTAATTTAGGGGCTGATAATGGTTTAAGAGGCTATCGAAATCAGCGATTTATTGGGAAAAGAGCCTTTTACCAAAGCTCTGATATCCGTGTAAATATCAAAAAAATAAAAACGGGTTTAGTTACAATAATTTTAGGTATATATGGTGGTTTTGACTATGGTAAAGTATGGATAGACGATTATGAGACAAGAAACTGGAATACTTCTGTTGGTGGTGGAATTTTCTTAAATGCTGCTGAGATGATTTCAGCCGGAATCTCTGCTTTTAACAGTAATGATGAACTGCGTTTGTCTTTTGGCTTTGGATTTGGGTTTTAA
- a CDS encoding AraC family transcriptional regulator, protein MEFPDYFIDYPKFRTIEGTYGMCIEYFHKLDSITDIQLNINELFCVYVIEGVIKFQSPGDTVWVYKDNLAVVNKGPYIMSESLSVNNNFKAYIVFLKRELLEEYYSKNVYAADHSLSHSNVKDILIIENCLLIKSFAESISLLYRGNYESRKKTDLIDIKTKELIHYLSYSNLSKDIYRMMHPVIGNDFKFRKTINNNYLNSLDLKDLAFLCDMSLSSFKRKFSEIYNTTPSKWIKNKKLEHSLKLIEGEKFSIKEIAYKCGFENATTFSRLFKSKYGASPKYYMQ, encoded by the coding sequence ATGGAATTTCCTGATTATTTTATAGATTATCCAAAATTTAGAACGATAGAAGGAACGTATGGAATGTGTATTGAATATTTTCATAAATTAGATTCTATTACTGATATTCAGTTAAATATAAATGAACTTTTTTGTGTATATGTTATTGAAGGAGTCATAAAATTTCAATCTCCAGGTGATACGGTTTGGGTATATAAAGATAATTTGGCAGTGGTAAATAAAGGACCATATATTATGTCGGAAAGCCTGTCGGTGAATAATAATTTCAAAGCCTATATTGTATTTTTAAAAAGAGAACTATTAGAAGAGTATTACTCAAAAAACGTATATGCTGCTGATCATTCACTTTCTCATTCAAATGTTAAAGATATTTTAATAATTGAAAATTGCCTTTTAATAAAATCATTTGCAGAGAGTATTTCTCTTTTATACAGAGGAAATTATGAATCCAGAAAAAAGACAGATTTAATTGATATTAAAACGAAAGAACTTATACATTATTTGTCATACAGTAATTTATCAAAAGATATTTATCGTATGATGCACCCTGTTATTGGAAATGATTTTAAATTTAGAAAAACGATTAATAATAATTATTTAAACAGCCTTGATTTGAAAGATCTTGCTTTTTTGTGTGATATGAGTCTTTCCAGTTTCAAAAGAAAATTTTCCGAAATATACAACACTACTCCTTCAAAATGGATCAAAAATAAGAAGTTAGAACACTCACTAAAATTAATAGAGGGGGAAAAATTTAGTATAAAAGAAATTGCATATAAATGTGGCTTTGAAAATGCAACTACATTTAGCCGGTTGTTTAAATCTAAATACGGGGCTTCTCCTAAATATTATATGCAATAA